One window from the genome of Dermacentor silvarum isolate Dsil-2018 chromosome 7, BIME_Dsil_1.4, whole genome shotgun sequence encodes:
- the LOC119457612 gene encoding DNA replication complex GINS protein PSF1: protein MVLFVEKALELVKELKRSRGWLPPLKEDALRDCLADMQALFTENQNDVETHMENRHATVHARHVALSQIRRCLLAYLYQRLMSARDMRWGFGTALAAELRENLSEQEQQWLRRYNGLLADYMSSVGLDLSRYRSPPKSLYVQVRCIRDYGDFETEDGTCIVLARDTTHFLERSQCEKLIHQGIVEHVTS, encoded by the exons ATGGTGCTGTTTGTGGAGAAAGCGTTAGAACTCGTGAAGGAGCTAAAGCGCTCGCGCGGTTGGCTTCCACCTCTGAAG GAGGATGCACTGCGGGACTGCCTGGCCGACATGCAGGCGCTCTTCACGGAGAACCAGAACGACGTGGAGACCCACATGGAGAACAGACACGCCACGGTGCATGCGCGGCATGTCGCGCTGAGTCAGATCCGGCGCTGCCTGCTCGCCTACCTGTACCAGCGGCTGATGTCGGCCCGTGACATGCGCTGGGGTTTCGGCACCGCGCTGGCAGCTGAGCTCAGGGAGAACCTGTCCGAGCAAGAG CAACAATGGCTGCGACGATACAACGGCTTGCTCGCCGACTACATGTCCAGCGTCGGACTGGACCTGAGTCGCTACCGAAGTCCACCCAAGTCGCTGTACGTGCAGGTGCGGTGCATACGGGACTACGGAGACTTCGAGACGGAGGACGGCACGTGCATCGTGCTGGCAAGGGACACCACCCACTTCCTCGAGCGCTCCCAGTGCGAGAAGCTCATCCACCAGGGCATTGTCGAGCATGTCACCAGCTGA
- the LOC119458606 gene encoding retinol dehydrogenase 14 — MSSGEDDGDAAILQLLQTAWDSALFAVRTAAVVFALTFLAWLYCRLSHRRCKCASRLEGKTVLVTGGSAGIGYETAKALASRGARVIFTCRNMQVGRQALDAMIEASGGGDVVLKQLDLCSLASVRRLASDILETEPRLDLLVNNAGRSAPPQRTLTIDGFETTIQSNHLGHALLTGLLLDLLRRSAPSRVVVVSSMVHAWAQLDPDDPFLERHYTPSRAYGLSKLYNVYFARELADKLRGQQVTVNALHPGLVKSRFFREPPTTYCAKFLRHVVIPLFGKSPSEGAQTSIHLCLSPELAHTTGRYFMECRDARPAAHALDPVLQRQAWEITEQALNVRLCN; from the exons ATGTCGTCGGGCGAAGACGATGGCGACGCGGCGATACTGCAGCTGCTGCAgacggcctgggacagcgccctGTTCGCCGTGCGCACCGCGGCCGTCGTGTTCGCGCTGACGTTCTTGGCGTGGCTGTACTGCCGGTTGAGCCATCGCCGGTGCAAGTGCGCCTCCCGACTCGAGGGCAAGACGGTCCTGGTGACCGGCGGCAGCGCGGGCATCGGCTACGAGACGGCCAAGGCGCTCGCTTCGCGAGGGGCGCGCGTCATCTTCACCTGCCGCAACATGCAGGTGGGCCGGCAGGCGCTCGACGCCATGATCgaggcgagcggcggcggcgacgtGGTGCTCAAGCAGCTCGACCTCTGCTCGCTGGCCTCCGTGCGGCGCCTGGCGAGCGACATCCTGGAGACCGAGCCCCGGCTCGATCTGCTCGTCAACAACGCGGGCCGCTCGGCTCCGCCGCAGCGAACGCTCACCATCGACGGCTTCGAGACGACCATACAGAGCAACCACTTGGGCCACGCGCTGCTCACGGGGTTGctgctggacctgctgcggcgcTCGGCTCCGtcgcgcgtcgtcgtcgtctcgtcCATGGTGCACGCGTGGGCGCAGCTGGATCCGGACGACCCGTTCCTCGAGCGCCACTACACGCCGAGCCGCGCGTACGGCCTCTCCAAGCTGTACAACGTCTACTTCGCCCGCGAGCTGGCCGACAAGCTACGCGGCCAGCAGGTCACCGTCAACGCCCTCCATCCGGGCCTGGTCAAGTCGCGCTTCTTCCGCGAGCCGCCCACTACGTACTGCGCCAAATTCCTGCGACACGTCGTCATACCGCTGTTCGGAAAG TCGCCTTCGGAGGGTGCCCAGACAAGCATCCACCTGTGCCTGTCACCCGAGCTTGCGCACACGACGGGCCGCTACTTCATGGAGTGCCGCGATGCTAGGCCAGCCGCGCACGCCCTGGACCCGGTGCTCCAGCGGCAGGCCTGGGAGATCACCGAGCAGGCTCTCAACGTGCGCCTCTGCAACTGA
- the LOC119457613 gene encoding uncharacterized protein LOC119457613 isoform X2 — protein MEGLVGSNPDGGRVVPPEDARETLRRWSRCEHPRCLKLLRMMDRGQSSGHVTARWLLARMPATRAGDRPTGVSVRIHRVGPNRGRCTPAWLTVASAPACPDAVRRDLQGASLHTTPEPATKFPPTLRECAPSRVVNLTSVVQQLARIDWDDVQGLRGAWAPGRAYSNSKRAMLLFTAELAQRLQGTGVSACAVHPGVVNTRVARGLTRVGEPWFGLLSTLFGVKSAREACQTTVHAAVVANPCNGWYLSECRARWPAAQCPDDERDAGRLWALSELCFSTLPPVGEGVQ, from the exons ATGGAAGGCTTGGTGGGTTCAAATCCGGACGGCGGGCGCGTCGTACCGCCCGAGGATGCCAGAGAAACCCTCCGCCGATGGAGTCGGTGTGAGCACCCGCGCTGTCTGAAGTTACTGCGGATGATGGACCGGGGTCAGAGTAGCGGTCACGTGACGGCCCGATGGCTGCTCGCTCGAATGCCAGCCACTCGAGCCGGAGACCGTCCGACAGGTGTTTCAGTGCGCATTCACCGAGTCGGACCCAACCGGGGCCGTTGCACCCCTGCCTGGTTGACCGTCGCGTCGGCGCCCGCTTGCCCGGACGCTGTGCGGCGGGACCTGCAGGGGGCGAGTCTCCACACCACTCCTGAGCCCGCAACAAAGTTTCCAC CGACGCTACGGGAATGCGCGCCCTCTCGTGTCGTCAACCTGACGTCGGTGGTGCAGCAGCTGGCGCGCATCGACTGGGACGACGTGCAGGGTCTGCGCGGTGCATGGGCGCCCGGCCGCGCTTACAGCAACTCCAAGCGAGCCATGCTACTCTTCACCGCCGAGCTGGCGCAACGTCTGCAGGGCACCG GTgtgagcgcatgcgcagtacatcCGGGTGTGGTGAACACGCGCGTCGCCCGAGGCCTAACGCGTGTGGGAGAACCCTGGTTCGGCTTGCTGTCCACCTTGTTCGGAGTCAAG AGCGCGCGCGAGGCCTGCCAGACGACCGTGCACGCGGCTGTGGTGGCGAACCCATGCAACGGCTGGTACCTGTCCGAGTGTCGTGCTCGGTGGCCAGCTGCCCAGTGCCCCGACGACGAGCGGGACGCAGGCCGTCTGTGGGCGCTCAGCGAGCTCTGCTTCTCTACATTGCCGCCGGTGGGAGAAGGAGTTCAATGA
- the LOC119457613 gene encoding retinol dehydrogenase 12 isoform X1, with amino-acid sequence MLLLACFAPAALLLALFAYNRLSTRLCRCKTDMSGRTVVITGANTGIGYETARELALRGARLVLGCRNEERARRAVEQLAAETRSAKLSWLPLDTSSPDSVRAFVERLLRLTGGQVHVLVNNAATAAADDRRLTAEGHELTWATNYLGHYLLTRLLLPTLRECAPSRVVNLTSVVQQLARIDWDDVQGLRGAWAPGRAYSNSKRAMLLFTAELAQRLQGTGVSACAVHPGVVNTRVARGLTRVGEPWFGLLSTLFGVKSAREACQTTVHAAVVANPCNGWYLSECRARWPAAQCPDDERDAGRLWALSELCFSTLPPVGEGVQ; translated from the exons ATGCTGCTCTTGGCGTGTTTCGCACCGGCTGCCCTCCTGCTTGCCCTGTTCGCCTACAACAGGCTGTCCACGAGGCTATGTCGGTGCAAGACCGACATGAGTGGACGAACGGTGGTCATCACGGGAGCAAACACCG gtATCGGCTACGAGACGGCTCGCGAGTTGGCCCTGCGCGGCGCGCGGCTGGTGCTGGGCTGCCGTAACGAGGAACGCGCTCGGCGCGCCGTCGAGCAGCTGGCCGCGGAGACGCGCAGCGCTAAGCTCAGCTGGCTACCGCTCGACACGTCGAGCCCGGACTCGGTGCGCGCTTTCGTCGAGCGCTTGCTGCGCCTCACGGGTGGCCAAGTGCACGTGCTGGTCAACAACGCGGCGACCGCGGCCGCCGACGACCGGCGACTGACCGCCGAGGGCCACGAGCTGACCTGGGCCACCAACTACCTGGGACACTACCTGCTTACACGCCTGCTGCTGC CGACGCTACGGGAATGCGCGCCCTCTCGTGTCGTCAACCTGACGTCGGTGGTGCAGCAGCTGGCGCGCATCGACTGGGACGACGTGCAGGGTCTGCGCGGTGCATGGGCGCCCGGCCGCGCTTACAGCAACTCCAAGCGAGCCATGCTACTCTTCACCGCCGAGCTGGCGCAACGTCTGCAGGGCACCG GTgtgagcgcatgcgcagtacatcCGGGTGTGGTGAACACGCGCGTCGCCCGAGGCCTAACGCGTGTGGGAGAACCCTGGTTCGGCTTGCTGTCCACCTTGTTCGGAGTCAAG AGCGCGCGCGAGGCCTGCCAGACGACCGTGCACGCGGCTGTGGTGGCGAACCCATGCAACGGCTGGTACCTGTCCGAGTGTCGTGCTCGGTGGCCAGCTGCCCAGTGCCCCGACGACGAGCGGGACGCAGGCCGTCTGTGGGCGCTCAGCGAGCTCTGCTTCTCTACATTGCCGCCGGTGGGAGAAGGAGTTCAATGA